Sequence from the Tripterygium wilfordii isolate XIE 37 chromosome 10, ASM1340144v1, whole genome shotgun sequence genome:
TCCTACATTTATCAACAAGAAACTAGGTTGTAGTTCATACCATATCTGTTCAAAAAAACTGGGTTGTATCTGCTTCAACCATCAAAGGAGTATGCGACTCAACAACGTCGCCCTGAAAGCACATACAATGGTGATCAACCCAGTGAAAGGAGATATATGAACTAAACCCTAGCTTTTGATCGCGGTTGGGTTAGGGTTAAACTTACCAGTTCTTCACCAAAGTTAGGTTCTCCGTTGAACGTGGCTTCATCATCTTCCATCGCGGCCTCATATTCCATATCATCATCGTCGACTTTGCCCATCGGAGAGAATGGCGTTCGAACAGAGAGAAAATCGCATGATTCGAGTGAGAGACAGAGTCGTTGCAGAACACAGAGATGAGTGAAACGAAGGAGAACGATAGAAATGGGAGGGAAATGGTAGGGTCAGTAAGGGGTGTGAAGAGATGAgtattttttgtgatttttatggtgtacttagcaaaaatggaggtgcaaataagattcatcatATGTTTGTACGACATGGGTGGTGTGTCATATTCAAAAGGTAAGATTGAATAGAAagtctttcttatttttctttataaCAGAACCCTGAGTGATTTTGGGTAGAAATATTACAAATACTACAAAATAGAAAGCaaggtaggaaaaaaaaaactttgtggAAAATCTTTGGTGTAATTGGATTTTCTGTGTAATAGATTATTGGGTGATAGAAAAATGAGTTTGTAGTTGTATAAATTTTTTACATAATGAATTTTTTCTTATTGTATTTCGATAATACCATGATTTTTCTTTCGATCTTGGAGATTTTCCATTGTATATTCTTCTTTTAATTGTTGCACCTTTCCATTTTaattttgtctttgttcttgtgATATCTCTATAAGGAGTATCGTGGGTCTAATTTCCAATAGAATGGTAAACAATTCCATTACTTTCAAACGGACCCACTAACTAGCACGTTCCAAACGTGCTGTTCCTGTCCTGTGGAGGCTTGTCCCAACCTGTCGTGTCGTTAAATTCGAGTCTTTCCCAATTTTCATTCTGAAACCACTCAACCAACCATGGCGGCTGCTGCGACCCCGTGCTCAACTGGCTTTAGGACTCAGACCCCATGTCCGAAACTGGATTTATATAATGGGCTTTCAAGGTTGAGATATGAGCCTGTGCATTGGAGGGTACCCAGTTGGAGAACAAGTTATTTTGAGCTGCTTTCAGTAGCAACAATAATGACTCGGAAGAAGAATAAGCTGAAAAAGTTTTGTGCTACAGCTGAAAAGGACAATGCCGTGACTGTTACCCGTTCTCTGCGTCCTTCTGTCACTCGCTCCAAGTGGGTATCTATTTGATTTTCCCTTCTTGTGATTTGTTAGCTTCTTGTTGGATTTAGCAGGCGCCCGTGCTCAGCTCAATgatgttatttttttatctgTTGAGGGATgccatatatattttattcatgaTGAGTAGCATTTGCATTGACCCACATAAAAGACATAGACTTCTGGTAAAATGCGGAGCTTGACAGAGAATTAAGACGTGCTATTCTCTTAATCTGTCGtcattaatttgatattttgtcTATGCCAGTtaattttcatcttcttttctttttgtctggtTTAAACTGCACTAATAATTAATAATGAATAGATGCCCCATAATTGTCGATATCATTTGTGCTTCCCCTGTAGTAAATTTGGAACTTCATGGCCTGGGATTTGGGAAATAATAGAGTACCTTGTTTCAATATGGTGAGAAAGTAATTGATAGTTGATATGGATATGTGATAGGAGTTGAAAGAAGACACTACTTCAGATTTTAGTGTTAGGAGTTGGAACCCCTTGTACATAGTGATTCCAGTTTTCAAAAACTGGTATCGTGGTTAACTGgtcaatccaatttgatgctggTGAATTTTCGGCATTAGTAAGAATAGAAATAAAGCGCTCAACTTGTACATGGCCTTTACACAAGCTATTCAAGTAGTTTCCAAAAGCCTGAAATTGGTACGTGATTTGCTATTTTCCTAATCCAGTAGTTAAGAAAATTTCTAACGTGAATACTGGCTATATCCTTTATATACATATCTGTACATAGTTTATGAGAGTATGATAATATGTCATGGATTGCAGAATTTTGATTTTCACTCGTTTGATGGATAGTGAACATATCAAGATGTGTTTGCATGCGGAAATAACAATTTTTTCTTCCctcctttgaaatttcattgtaaCTGTCATAACGAAGACATATATTATACCTAAGCATGTCTTTATGCTTACTGTGGTTGTTATATTTTATTCATTCAATTCAGGGTGCAACGCCACACTATTTCAGTGTTCGTTGGTGATGAGAGTGGGATTATAAACCGGATTGCAGGGGTTTTCGCAAGGAGGGGTTACAACATTGAATCTCTCGCTGTTGGTCTAAACAAGGAAAAGGCTTTGTTTACCATTGTTGTATCCGGAACTGAAAAAATTTTACGGCAGGTTGTGGAGCAGCTTAACAAGCTTGTCAATGTCATAAAGGTTGAGATCTTCCCCAGTTACCCAGTTACCCCCCTACATTCGAATCATACGTCaatatttttctttatatttttttctcggGAGGGGGTTAGAGGATCAAAACATAGATAAGAGCCTTTCACTGCTCTGTTCATTAGATGAGCACTCAGCTGTACTGGTTCAAAAGTACGGGGGTATAGGTAAATGACTCCACCATACAGTTTTTCAGATTATGAAGATATGCGGAAAATGTCGTAGGAAGTGGATTTGACGTGAACTTCATCATGCTAAATTTATGAGGATTTTCTGGTGGGAAACTAATTGAGCTTGCTAGAAATGATGATATGTGGCAGATATATTTTAAGCAGGCACTAAAAAGGCGACTTTGCTGTCATGCTAAAGTTGTGTAGTCTACATGTGGAGCTctattttagtgattttttaCTAAGTTCTGTTGCAAATCTTGTGGTTTCATttccttttctatttctttCATCTCTTTGATGCTTCGAGAGAACTGCTACTGGCTAGTAAGCCATGTGGTCTGGTCTCAGTGTAGATGATCCCATATTTTGGTCATTGCCCTGGTTAAAATAATGAATAGTTTTTGGTTTGAGTTTATATTATAACTAgtgcttgtgttttttttagctGGGCTGCATACAaactttaattttcatttttgctaCATGGCTCTTTTTATTATATTAGAGTAGCTACTTGTAAGGGCCGACTACTTTTTCTTGATATAACTTATGCTAGATGGTTGGTGCCTGGTGGGCTTAACATATTAAAGGCTAGCATAAGCTGTTGCCTGATTGCAACAGTATTGTGATACTTAGATTACATCTTCTGCAAACAGAAGTTCGAAGATTTGCTTGCCCCCAGCACTCTCATTACtcatgtgattttttttcttacttttcattTCCTACCATAAACATGGGCTTTTGAATGAGCCTTTTCACTTAATTGCTTGCATGCTGTACTTTTACACTTGCTACTAAGTTCATTGGATGTATTAGGTGGAAGATATCTCTAGGGAGCCACAAGTAGAACGTGAACTAATGCTCATAAAGCTCAATGCTGATCAAAGTAACTGCTCTGAGGTATGTGTGAAAACTGTGGTCTTCCTGTAAAGAATGTTGTCAATTATGTAATATATGGTCCAATATTTTTCTCTTGGAAAGACTACtataaactttttttaaaaaaaaaacaaaagagctgTTGGGAAaggtgtttctttctttttaattctTTTCGCATGGTGTAGTATACAAATACACCacggtagagttgcaggggtgcaacctagaggttacatgTTCAATTCATGGAAATAGCATATCTACATAATATGGGGGTAAGTTATGCGTAATCCTGCCTGTCCCCTACCCCACCCACTGCCAGATCCTTGTGCACGGggttgtttacttttttgtaGTATACAAATACCTTTTTGAAAAACTATGGACGGGTGTGTGGAGGAGAAGAATTCTTTTGCCATAACTGGTGAAAAATGTTGACAGATCTTATTCTTTTGAGTAGAGTATACAAATTCCATTAGTCTAGATTTAATTAATTCGAAGTAAAAATGCCTCCTTGGTTccatttctttttcatctatgtttttttttttaatttaatttctttgatctTAAACTCTTTCCTTTGATTTCTAATTTTCTTTGTTCTCCCATGACTTTCTTTTGAGTTTATCTTTGTTGACTCTTTGTTAGACCCTTgaaattttataaatttcaGCAATTTATTTTCTGTATCAACGATACCATTAAAGATTGGAAGGAATGATGGAAATCAAAATTGCAATGGCGCCATGAGGGAATTAGGCTGGTTTCACCTGAGTGGCGAGGCCATGCCCCGGATTAGCTTTCTGGTCCAATAAGATCGGTGTTTTATGTTTTACTTATGCCAATTGTTGACCGGAAATGAGTAGTTTGTGCTTAAGCATCCTCTAGTTTGCCTCTGAAATGTGctgctttttaaaaaaaattttttttttttggtccaaATCGTCTTTCTGAATTCAAGTGCCTAAACTTTGGACTTTTGATATCTTCAGATCAAGTGGTTAGTAGACATCTTCAGAGCAAGAATTGTGGATATCTCAGCACATTCACTGACAGTTGAGGTAACTTCAGTTAGATCCTTTTAACTTTTGGCTGCGTTCCATTGTTTTTAATCCAATGATTGTGACAATTTAGCCTCAACAAGTGCAAATCAACCTTGATAAGAGTCTTGCCGACAGGATTGACTTTCTGGCTCTGAATGCCCAAACATTTTAGAAAGTGTGTATAAACACTTCCAATTCCGTTTAGATGTTAATAGCCATATATAATGGTTTATCAGAATTAAACTGACAAATTTATGAGGTCGTATTCCATGCATGCCAATCAACTTCACTGAATCTTGTTGGGGTTTCTATTCCTCCTCAAGGTTCAGAAGATATTCATGCGATGTAActttgtgtatatatgttgatGACTGTGATTCGgggtcatttttgttttttttttccaaatgtttTTTAGTTCCGTTCCCCCATCCTGCAACTATAGATGTATTATTTTCAATCCTTAACAGCTGAGCATGCTAGTTCCTTGTATGCATTTTTGTCTTTCCTTTGTAGATCATGTTGAGGGTCTTTTGTGCTGTCAAAGTCAATGCATGTGCTTGTGGATGTTTCAGGTCACTGGAGACCCTGGGAAGATGGTTGCTGTCCAGAAAAACTTTAGCAAGTTTGGAATCAAAGAACTTGCTCGAACTGGAAAGGTAGGATGCATGCATAACACCTGACATACATATAGATTCTGTCTCAACTGGTGAGAGAGACTTGAAATTATCCTGACATGTGCATCATTGATTTTGAGTTTCAAAATATTAATGGGAATATATTGGAGCAGTATTTTCCTTCCATTTATTGGGTGTTACCAAATTGTAAAACTCACTTATAACTATATTGAATTTGGCTTTACCTACAGATTGCCCTAAGACGGGAACGGATTGGTGAGTCAGCTCCATTTTGGAGATTTTCTACATCTTCTTATCCTGATCTTGAAGGAAAATCTTCTGGTGATGCTTCTGCTGGGAAATCAAATGGATCACCCAATGGCAATGCCATTGCATACTCAAAGGTTTCTAACTTTTAAATCTAAAGATATCTGAAATTGCGGAATATCCTCTATTCGTTTCTGGTTATTTATTCTGCTCTTGCATatcccaaaaaaagaaaagaaaaggaaatgataTGCAGTTTATAGTGCCTTTATGTGGTGGGAACTTCTGTGTTGCCAAAAGTTCATAAAGTCTGTTATGTATCTAAAAATGTATTCTGTTGCATCTTTTTCATTATACAAATCATGGTTCTTTTTGGTCTATTTGACAATTGTCTTTGTGGGAGGGTGAATAAGGATGTGCTACTAACTTCATGACATTCTTCATTAGGTTAGCATTTTGGAAATTCTAGTAAACTGAAAGTACTGGCGTATCCAGGATTTAAACTCACTGGGGCACATTTAAGctgtgggatttttttttgggttatttatatGCACGAAAATAATCATTAATAATAGTTTCAAGCAATAAGAATTGACatttttatttatcacaatATTCTGAAAACACCATGTTACAACATGAATAGTATTAGTTGCATACAACTCTTTTTCTATAAAACATACATGACAATAATCATTTAAAAATGGTCACTCATCCAGTTGCGCAATCTAGATTTATACTAGCAATCTAAAAATTGTCACTCAAGAGTCGTGCACATTTATAAATGATAGATTGTGTTGCCTACCCTGTGCGTGTTCCTTTAGACTGGGGTAGTAGTGACCGAAGCTAGGAGCATGGGCCACTAGGCTAGATTAATGGTTGAATGGATTAGAAtgaataagattttttttattgtttcataTAGGTTGGGCTTGGGGATTGGGGGCCTCAAGGTATAATTAGTGGGTGcctgttttttttaatatatacacataactaaaaaaaaattcattgggGGGTGACTATAAAGTGGCTCCGCGACTCTGACAGTAATGTTGACGCTGCCAGACCAATGAACAAATGATTAAATCATTTGGGAAGCGGGGGAATCtatgtttctattttttattcattttttctattttttttttctaattctaTCATACTTCCTGCTTGTAAACAGGATTATGATAATGTAGTgttttatatatgtttaatttTAACGAAAATAATCATTCAGGTTGGGATTTTTACCCTGGATTAGTGTGGATCCAacttgtttaattttaatttttaactgAAGGGTGATGTATATCCAGTGGAGCCTTACGATGACTTCTTAGTAAATCAAGTTCTTGATGCTCACTGGGGTGTTATCTATGGTGAAGAGGTAAGAAAAACATATATCCTTTTGTTCTTTGAggttttgtatttcttttttcctttttcattttcttaatcTGACATTAGAAGTAAATGACACTTttaataatacttcaaaatCTCTTGGGCAAGATGCTTAAAGTGTGAGAATAAACAATGATAGTTATTCAGAAAGATTGAACTGAACTTTACTGGAAAGTTCATGGAAGTTAATTGCACAGATTTTTAACCATTTTATTCAGTTTCTCCATGTTTTAAGGAAAAAGAAGGGATTACCATGTTCTTAGCCAAAAAAGGGGTTTATTCTTGTAAATGTTCGACAGCTACTGCTTGTATACTTCCTTTGTATGTAATATTGGCCTACTTCACAAGAATGAGCCAAAACCACTTGATGCGTTTCATCGACATCTGCTACATGTCATGTGAGATATTCCTCTAGCTACTTAATTGTGTACTGAGAAACATCACCACTTCCAGTTTTGATCTATATATCTGGCGTTGTGCTGTTTTATTCTCAGAGTTTTTAGTTAACATTGACACTATTTGATAGCAGCATTATTATTCTTGCCTTACATTTTGTTCTCCCTATATCCTGTGTTTTCTTGACGTCCGCCATTGGACATTCCAGGCAAGTGGACTTCAGTCACACACTTTATCTATGCTTGTAAATGACACTCCTGGGGTTCTCAGCATACTTACCAGTGTTATATCTCGAAGAGGTTATAACATTCAGGTCAGTTTGGTTTCGATTTGTTCCCATATTTCTACGTTTTTGATAAAATGCTGATTGCtgatatttttatattattcttTTCCACTTGAATCCTTCAGAGTCTAGCAGTGGGGCCTGCTGAGAGAGGGGGCCTTTCTCGCATCACCACTGTTGTGCCTGGAACAAATGAGTCAATTGACAAGTTGGTTCAGCAACTTCACAAGTTAATAGATCTTCATGAGGTGAGTAGCACTGTATTTACAAAGACATCTCCTGAATTTTTAACACATTTAATTTGAGGAAATGAATCATCTCTTTTTGAAATAGAaagacaaagaataaataaagaTGGGAAGAGAAACACCCATTTGGCCTTGAAAGTATGCAGATATCTCAAAATTAGCTgttaaaaaattgcaaaaatctcGAATGATGGGAGCAATAAGGCGTCCTTAGGCTCACCAAATAATGAGGGTGCACTGGATAATTTCATCTGGAAGCCAAAGGCAACTGTTCCATTAGTAAGTTTGTTGACCATAAGCAAGATATCATTTTTAGAAATATTTCGAGGGAAACATCATAATCCATTTCTTTACATCTTTTCATTGCTAGATTGATAAATTTCCACTCTTGGATATTTCTTTCTCCCTTTCTTTTTGCTGGAAATAGATCGTGAGAACTCACTTCACTGGTAAAACAGATAGAGCCTTAAGGGAAATATTTgggatttatttttcttctgtcAGTTACAACAGGGAGTCCAATAAGAGATTGCCAATCCAGTGCATTTGTATGATTTTTGCTTTCATTGATTATATATTGTAAAATGGCACTTTGTCCTGTGAGTCGGGTATCCTATTTAAAAGTTGGTAGTCTGAATGAGCAAATGACTAATGATGGTGGCTCTTTCAGGTTCAAGATATAACACACTTGCCATTTGCAGAGCGAGAGTTGATGCTTATTAAAATTTCTGTGAACACTGCCGCTAGGAGGGATGTCCTTGATATTGCCAGAATATTCCGAGCCAAAGCTGTTGATGTGTCTGATCACACAATTACCCTTGAGGTAAAAACTTTTCTGGAGCTAACCAACAAATCTGTTACTTTTCAAGTCCACTTCCACATAGAGGTTATCAGCAGCGTTACATGCTGCAGAACTTATTTGACaatgttttcttttgaaacatTATGGCTAAATTTATAATAGTCATCTGATGAAGGTTCTTACGTTTAAAAAGATTTTATAAATTAGTTGGACAGTACAGATGATTTTTAACCCTGGCAAGCCTAAAATGTTAAAACGGAAAGATGTTGATCAACAACATTTTTCCATGTATATTGTGCGGTGAATTACCATCCTGGGTCTTATTTGGCTTTAGCTATTGGGGAAATTTTGGAGTGTTTTCTCGAGTATTGGTGCTTGAGACCGCACTAGTGTAAGTGTGTTTGAGTGTGGTGTTTGTTACTTATGGATTTGTAGCAACTAACTAACAAACTATTAACATCTAGTCAAGGGGATTGAGGTCTTCTCTCCTCTGCAGGGTGGATGTCTACCCATTTGAATTTTCTGGGAAAACTCTACCTGATTAACGCTAATTAGTTGACTAAGCAGAGCATGCAGGAGCTTGATGTGTCTTGCTGTCTTCTGGCTGTGTTCTCT
This genomic interval carries:
- the LOC120007034 gene encoding acetolactate synthase small subunit 1, chloroplastic-like, translated to MAAAATPCSTGFRTQTPCPKLDLYNGLSRLRYEPVHWRVPSWRTSYFELLSVATIMTRKKNKLKKFCATAEKDNAVTVTRSLRPSVTRSKVQRHTISVFVGDESGIINRIAGVFARRGYNIESLAVGLNKEKALFTIVVSGTEKILRQVVEQLNKLVNVIKVEDISREPQVERELMLIKLNADQSNCSEIKWLVDIFRARIVDISAHSLTVEVTGDPGKMVAVQKNFSKFGIKELARTGKIALRRERIGESAPFWRFSTSSYPDLEGKSSGDASAGKSNGSPNGNAIAYSKGDVYPVEPYDDFLVNQVLDAHWGVIYGEEASGLQSHTLSMLVNDTPGVLSILTSVISRRGYNIQSLAVGPAERGGLSRITTVVPGTNESIDKLVQQLHKLIDLHEVQDITHLPFAERELMLIKISVNTAARRDVLDIARIFRAKAVDVSDHTITLEVTGDLNKMVALQRLLEPYGICEVARTGRLALVRESGVDSTYLRGYSLPL